In Methanosarcina barkeri MS, a single window of DNA contains:
- the cas1 gene encoding CRISPR-associated endonuclease Cas1, whose protein sequence is MQLVINTRGSFLKKQNNCFFVKVDDKTFEVSEKKVDSILITTSATITTDAIKFAVENNIDIVFLDNFGDPFGRVWHSKLGSTTYIRRRQLEISDEPEGFRLAKGWIEQKIDSQILFLKDLKKNRPDQKDELDDYISGMEDMKSQLEALEGKLDEMRGKIMGLEGMASRHYFEALSFLLPDRWKFNGRSRNPAKDGFNCLLNYGYGVLYSKVEKACIIAGLDPYVGFNHTDDYNKKSFVFDLIEMYRIHIDRTVFNLFSKKQVSDNFFDEIPNGMTLNKEGKAVLIQAVNETFDKEISYRGRNIKIGNTIQFDCHRIANNLIGK, encoded by the coding sequence ATGCAGCTTGTAATCAACACCCGCGGTTCATTTCTAAAAAAGCAGAACAACTGCTTTTTTGTAAAAGTTGACGATAAGACCTTCGAGGTCTCTGAAAAGAAAGTTGACAGCATTTTGATTACAACTTCTGCAACAATAACAACCGATGCCATCAAATTTGCAGTCGAAAACAATATCGATATCGTTTTTCTGGACAATTTTGGCGATCCATTCGGGCGGGTCTGGCACTCAAAACTCGGGAGCACAACCTACATAAGAAGAAGGCAGCTTGAAATCTCAGACGAGCCCGAAGGGTTCAGGCTTGCAAAAGGCTGGATAGAGCAGAAGATTGACAGCCAGATCCTTTTTTTGAAAGACCTCAAAAAGAACAGGCCTGATCAGAAAGACGAACTTGACGACTACATTTCCGGAATGGAAGACATGAAATCCCAGCTTGAAGCACTTGAAGGAAAACTTGACGAGATGCGGGGAAAAATAATGGGCCTTGAGGGAATGGCTTCCAGGCACTATTTTGAGGCTTTGAGTTTTCTTTTGCCTGACAGGTGGAAATTCAATGGTCGAAGTCGAAACCCTGCAAAAGATGGGTTCAATTGCCTTTTGAATTATGGATATGGGGTTTTATATTCAAAAGTGGAAAAAGCATGCATTATAGCAGGGCTTGACCCTTATGTTGGTTTTAACCACACAGACGACTATAACAAGAAATCTTTTGTGTTTGACCTGATAGAAATGTACCGCATCCACATTGACAGGACAGTTTTCAACCTTTTTTCAAAAAAACAGGTTTCAGACAACTTTTTTGATGAAATTCCCAATGGCATGACTCTTAACAAAGAAGGTAAAGCCGTTCTTATCCAGGCTGTCAATGAAACTTTTGATAAAGAAATAAGCTACAGGGGAAGGAACATCAAAATTGGAAATACAATCCAGTTTGACTGCCACAGGATTGCAAATAACCTTATCGGGAAATGA
- a CDS encoding class I SAM-dependent methyltransferase codes for MSELSRKLNQCRKPAGEVGKLVADEMNINHYELTSWGLGKINIKRDSVILDIGCGGGRTVSRLALLAPEGKVFGIDYSTDCVNWSIEFNKELIDSGKVEIHYASVEKIPFENNKFDLALAVETVYFWPNLIENFSEIKRVLKPSGRIMILNEMYASQSFKDRNDPYVKAGNLKLHTPQELDELLKKAGYVNIQTHLVENKNWMCCIGEKSS; via the coding sequence ATGAGCGAACTTTCTAGAAAGTTGAATCAATGTAGAAAGCCTGCCGGAGAGGTAGGTAAACTAGTTGCGGATGAAATGAATATCAACCATTATGAGCTGACAAGCTGGGGCTTGGGAAAAATAAACATTAAGCGGGATAGTGTAATTTTAGATATTGGATGCGGTGGAGGCAGAACAGTAAGCAGGTTGGCTTTACTTGCACCTGAAGGAAAAGTTTTTGGAATAGACTATTCTACTGACTGTGTAAACTGGTCTATCGAATTTAACAAAGAATTAATAGACAGCGGTAAAGTTGAGATACATTACGCAAGTGTAGAAAAAATTCCTTTTGAGAATAATAAATTTGACTTGGCACTGGCGGTTGAAACTGTTTATTTCTGGCCCAACCTTATTGAAAACTTTTCTGAAATAAAAAGGGTTTTAAAACCTTCCGGCAGGATTATGATACTTAACGAAATGTATGCCAGCCAGAGCTTTAAGGACAGAAATGACCCGTATGTAAAGGCTGGTAATCTTAAACTACATACACCGCAAGAACTGGATGAATTATTAAAAAAAGCCGGATACGTAAATATACAAACACATCTGGTAGAAAATAAAAACTGGATGTGTTGTATAGGAGAAAAAAGTAGCTAA
- a CDS encoding CRISPR-associated endonuclease Cas6 codes for MHINYSCVQYPDVRLHMRDGSKLRGFFAKKYSFEELMHNHGEKGPIYRYPLVQYKVIDGIPTLVGLGEGANLILDIGICEEEINIEGTRFCLERAEINTESIFFGVTKEIQEYVFKTPWFALNQKNIDNYNAADEIEKDELLTKILIGNILSMAKYLDCRIEDKIRVKLDVKPIRVNFKGKKMAGFKGGFKSNFNLPDYFGLGKSVSRGFGTVKRCSL; via the coding sequence TTGCATATAAATTACAGCTGCGTACAATATCCGGATGTTCGGCTCCATATGCGTGACGGTTCAAAACTCAGAGGTTTTTTTGCAAAAAAATACTCTTTTGAAGAGCTCATGCATAATCATGGAGAAAAAGGACCTATTTACAGGTACCCTTTAGTCCAGTACAAAGTCATTGATGGCATACCTACTCTTGTGGGATTGGGAGAAGGTGCAAACCTTATTCTGGATATTGGCATTTGTGAGGAGGAAATAAATATTGAGGGTACCCGGTTTTGTCTTGAAAGAGCAGAAATAAACACTGAATCCATTTTTTTTGGTGTCACCAAAGAGATTCAGGAATATGTTTTTAAAACTCCATGGTTTGCATTGAATCAAAAAAACATAGACAATTATAATGCTGCAGACGAAATAGAGAAAGACGAATTATTAACAAAAATTTTGATCGGAAACATACTGTCCATGGCTAAATACCTGGATTGCCGGATTGAAGATAAAATTAGAGTTAAGTTGGATGTCAAACCAATCAGAGTAAATTTCAAAGGTAAAAAAATGGCTGGTTTTAAAGGTGGGTTCAAATCCAATTTTAATCTCCCCGACTATTTCGGTCTTGGAAAATCCGTATCTCGCGGTTTTGGAACGGTGAAAAGATGCAGCTTGTAA
- the cas4 gene encoding CRISPR-associated protein Cas4, translated as MTNFALKEGSSSECAGSDQRVETGCKKNIAPENDSENEEETYIEPESENDSESIIRISDVLEYLFCSRFIYYMYCLDISQHEEKRFKVIKGREVHETRKLTNRDYVRKKLNCIRKERDVFIASKQHHIKGIVDEVLFLEDGTAAPLEYKFAEYKDKIFKTYKFQLVLQALLIRENYNIEVNRAYICFTRSNSLVKEMKITTSDFKKAEKIIGEILDIVQKGLYPKTTKSSRKCVDCCYRNICV; from the coding sequence ATGACGAATTTTGCTCTCAAAGAAGGTAGCTCTTCTGAGTGTGCGGGAAGTGATCAGCGGGTTGAAACCGGTTGTAAAAAAAATATAGCTCCTGAAAATGATTCCGAGAATGAAGAAGAGACATACATTGAACCTGAGTCTGAAAACGATTCTGAATCAATAATCCGAATTTCAGATGTGCTTGAATACCTTTTTTGCTCTCGCTTTATCTACTATATGTACTGTCTCGACATTTCCCAGCATGAAGAGAAAAGGTTCAAGGTTATTAAAGGCCGCGAGGTCCATGAAACAAGGAAACTAACCAACAGGGATTACGTGAGGAAGAAACTTAACTGTATAAGGAAAGAGAGAGACGTATTCATTGCTTCAAAACAGCATCATATAAAGGGAATAGTAGATGAAGTACTTTTTCTTGAAGACGGGACTGCTGCTCCTCTTGAATATAAATTTGCTGAGTATAAAGACAAGATTTTTAAAACCTATAAGTTTCAGCTGGTTTTGCAGGCTCTTTTGATCCGGGAAAACTATAATATTGAAGTAAACCGTGCTTATATCTGTTTCACCAGAAGCAACAGTCTGGTTAAAGAAATGAAAATTACTACTTCTGATTTCAAAAAAGCTGAGAAAATTATTGGGGAAATACTCGATATCGTTCAAAAAGGCTTATATCCCAAAACTACCAAATCATCTAGAAAATGCGTAGATTGCTGTTACAGGAATATCTGCGTATGA
- a CDS encoding UbiA family prenyltransferase: MLRPKILGLFRLFRFELSFTAGVCVILGELLALGTLPTITEIILGFLSIFFISATSLILNDYFDLEMDRINAPERPLPAGLVTEREVVLLSIVVAVLGLITSYLISLEALLVVILVWAIGLLYNWRFKKAGLIGNLMVSFSVGMTFIFGGIVVNKPFETIVWLFAIILILADLGEEIAADAMDIEGDRQAGSRSLALVIGRENALKISGAAFLLVVAASILPFLFGWLERIYLFPILLMDLVILYSTGKLLDPRTANRRIYIRWIYLAGLVAFLIFIFIRMFR, encoded by the coding sequence ATGCTTAGGCCGAAAATTCTAGGGCTGTTCCGCTTATTCCGTTTTGAACTGTCATTTACAGCAGGAGTGTGCGTGATACTGGGGGAGTTACTGGCATTAGGTACACTTCCTACCATAACCGAAATTATATTGGGGTTTCTAAGCATTTTTTTCATTTCGGCTACGTCTCTCATCCTTAACGACTATTTTGATCTCGAAATGGACAGAATAAACGCACCAGAAAGGCCACTCCCAGCAGGTCTTGTTACTGAACGAGAAGTCGTTTTACTCTCCATTGTTGTGGCAGTGCTTGGACTTATCACAAGCTACCTGATTAGTTTAGAGGCTTTGTTAGTCGTTATTCTGGTCTGGGCAATTGGTTTACTTTACAACTGGCGGTTCAAAAAGGCTGGTCTTATTGGAAATCTAATGGTCAGCTTTTCGGTTGGAATGACTTTTATTTTTGGTGGTATAGTAGTAAACAAACCATTTGAAACAATCGTCTGGCTTTTCGCAATTATATTAATACTTGCAGATTTAGGAGAGGAAATTGCGGCAGATGCTATGGATATTGAAGGCGATAGACAGGCAGGATCTCGTTCTCTAGCCCTGGTAATTGGTCGCGAAAATGCATTGAAAATCAGCGGAGCAGCTTTCTTACTGGTAGTTGCTGCAAGTATCTTGCCGTTTTTGTTTGGCTGGTTAGAACGGATTTATCTGTTTCCCATTTTACTGATGGATCTGGTTATTCTGTACTCAACAGGTAAATTGTTAGACCCAAGAACAGCAAATCGGCGAATTTACATTCGCTGGATATACCTTGCTGGATTGGTGGCATTCTTAATTTTCATATTCATTCGAATGTTCAGGTGA
- the cas7b gene encoding type I-B CRISPR-associated protein Cas7/Csh2 gives MANTREYLLIWDSTMANPNGDMLNDNKPRHDEVTGQLEVSDVRIKRFIRDEWQATGHNVLVRTKKDDAGKVMSCTSLIKEIVTDSGVKENDLPAYLLSEYIDVRLFGAVITKPKYDITGPLQVMWSKSVNPAEIKFMQGNSAYSSGEGKSQSTIWSKYISPYALFKTYAVYNDNTAKRQGIEVSEEDLNEFTKALINGLINYRSTSKNQMPRLLIEVVYKEHRIDGELNYVDVNFDTDKEEVRDISQVTLDLEKLAKYYENKKDSIDTIRIYWHGSVKVENLLDDFEVIDI, from the coding sequence ATGGCTAACACAAGAGAATATTTGCTTATATGGGACAGCACTATGGCAAATCCGAACGGGGATATGCTCAATGATAACAAACCCAGACATGACGAAGTTACGGGTCAGCTTGAAGTTTCCGACGTTCGGATAAAGCGATTTATAAGGGACGAGTGGCAAGCAACTGGACACAATGTTCTTGTCCGCACAAAAAAAGATGATGCAGGAAAAGTAATGTCATGCACCAGTTTGATCAAAGAGATCGTGACTGACTCCGGTGTAAAAGAGAACGACCTGCCCGCCTACCTTCTGAGTGAATATATCGATGTTAGGCTGTTTGGTGCAGTAATCACCAAGCCCAAGTACGATATCACAGGTCCTCTGCAGGTCATGTGGAGCAAATCCGTCAATCCCGCAGAAATAAAATTCATGCAGGGCAATTCTGCTTATTCCAGCGGGGAAGGGAAAAGCCAGTCTACAATCTGGTCCAAATACATATCTCCCTATGCACTTTTCAAAACTTATGCCGTTTACAACGATAACACGGCAAAGAGGCAGGGAATAGAAGTTAGTGAAGAAGACCTCAATGAGTTCACTAAAGCTCTAATTAACGGACTTATCAATTATAGGAGTACATCAAAAAACCAGATGCCCAGGTTACTTATCGAGGTCGTATACAAAGAGCACAGGATTGATGGTGAACTCAATTATGTTGATGTTAATTTTGACACAGACAAAGAGGAGGTGCGCGATATTTCACAGGTCACCCTTGACCTTGAAAAACTTGCCAAATATTACGAAAATAAAAAAGATTCAATAGATACCATACGTATCTACTGGCACGGCAGTGTAAAAGTAGAAAATCTCCTGGATGATTTTGAGGTAATTGATATTTGA
- the cas3 gene encoding CRISPR-associated helicase Cas3': protein MEMPFSSSNDGFTLKSHPHQLLKDHLEGVTIIATDIYASQNKNGGKQDIIRKICMAHDFGKATSFFQEYLAYHEAKEKGEYRGKDQHFGPNKNHSLLSAIFAYWWLPEEYKLFGYLIVKRHHGSVKDARDEFNLTDNYNIIEEQIRDIKKYSQIELEKIYDLDLNDFFEFINERDIKKIKKHFRSRWQLNKFSIEDTLDFNYVYSLLLTADKMQLISESPKLPAQKPSWFVEKYKDHIRFNLLSKNEAIADSQIFQMRDEIFEEIKKELALVDLNSDYFFSINVPTGSGKTFLAYYSALYLADKLERLYGNESRVIYSLPYMSIIDQNYDELLNIIKFNQGNEEPKDTEILKHHSLSEIKYESDEKEYKNYDARFCYDNWQSKIITTTFVQLFNTVFKLGNNSIAHRFHRLTNSIIILDEIQAVDEKYYPVIRKFFELLARKYNTRFIFVTATMPFLVGTHELVPGKKTYFEKLNRIKICNHIHEEESLDEFKNILLEDIEDREEKSFLIVLNTIKSSKEIFEFLQENTGRTCLYLSTEIYPKARLEKINFIKNSPEKLVVVSTQLIEAGVDIDLDVVYRDFSPLSSINQTAGRANRNGVGQEPGEVHVYRLKHEKTDAYFHNYIYPVFLTDITLDILENKEVIQEKEIYFLNETYAKKIIEKVSHDISKEMLEDVENFDLRKLRDSFELIKKDYAFKRDIIIEADPECSQIIEKLRDIKKKEKASKNPWEYSFEIKNLFRQLNQYRISINEKTYSEIRDDLQEIKGFDVEYLPMTRGTRQLYSEDKGIISDTQSIEIF from the coding sequence ATGGAAATGCCGTTTTCTTCTTCGAATGATGGTTTTACTTTAAAGTCGCATCCACATCAGTTGCTAAAGGATCACCTGGAAGGAGTTACAATCATAGCAACTGATATTTATGCCTCTCAGAATAAAAACGGGGGAAAGCAAGATATTATAAGAAAAATCTGCATGGCACATGATTTTGGGAAGGCAACTTCCTTTTTTCAGGAATATCTTGCATATCATGAAGCGAAAGAAAAAGGAGAGTACAGGGGAAAAGATCAACACTTTGGGCCAAATAAGAATCATTCTCTTTTATCTGCCATTTTTGCATACTGGTGGCTTCCAGAAGAATACAAGCTTTTTGGTTACTTAATTGTAAAGCGCCATCATGGGAGTGTAAAAGATGCTCGGGATGAATTCAATCTAACAGATAATTATAATATAATTGAGGAGCAGATACGGGATATTAAGAAATATAGTCAGATTGAGCTCGAAAAGATTTATGATTTAGATCTAAATGATTTTTTTGAATTTATCAATGAGAGGGATATCAAAAAAATAAAAAAGCATTTTCGTAGCAGGTGGCAATTAAATAAGTTTTCAATAGAAGATACTTTAGATTTCAATTATGTTTATTCCCTCCTACTTACTGCAGACAAAATGCAGTTGATCTCCGAGTCCCCAAAGTTGCCGGCCCAAAAACCAAGCTGGTTTGTTGAAAAATATAAGGATCATATACGCTTCAATCTCTTATCTAAGAATGAGGCAATTGCAGATTCTCAAATATTCCAGATGAGAGACGAGATATTTGAGGAAATAAAAAAAGAACTTGCTCTTGTTGATTTGAATTCCGATTACTTTTTTTCGATCAATGTCCCAACGGGATCCGGGAAAACATTTCTTGCATATTATTCAGCCCTTTACCTAGCCGACAAACTTGAGAGACTTTATGGCAACGAATCACGAGTTATATATTCTCTTCCTTATATGAGTATAATCGATCAAAATTATGATGAATTACTAAACATCATAAAATTTAATCAAGGTAATGAAGAACCAAAGGATACAGAAATCCTAAAGCATCACTCTCTTTCTGAAATAAAATATGAATCTGATGAAAAAGAATACAAAAATTATGATGCCAGGTTTTGTTATGATAATTGGCAAAGCAAAATTATAACGACTACCTTCGTACAGTTGTTCAATACTGTTTTTAAGTTAGGAAATAATTCCATAGCACATCGTTTTCATCGTCTCACGAATTCAATCATTATTCTCGATGAAATACAGGCAGTAGATGAAAAATATTATCCCGTAATAAGGAAATTTTTTGAATTACTGGCAAGGAAATATAATACAAGGTTCATTTTTGTAACCGCAACGATGCCTTTTTTAGTAGGCACTCATGAGCTTGTACCTGGGAAGAAAACTTATTTTGAAAAGCTTAACAGAATAAAGATTTGCAACCACATTCATGAGGAAGAATCGCTGGATGAGTTCAAAAATATACTACTTGAAGACATCGAGGATCGGGAAGAAAAAAGTTTTTTGATTGTACTTAATACAATCAAGTCTTCAAAGGAAATATTTGAATTTCTTCAAGAAAATACTGGCAGAACCTGTCTATATCTTTCAACCGAAATATATCCAAAAGCAAGGCTTGAAAAGATCAATTTCATAAAAAATAGTCCTGAAAAATTAGTTGTTGTTTCGACACAGTTAATAGAAGCTGGTGTTGATATTGACCTTGATGTCGTTTACAGGGACTTTTCACCTCTCAGTTCGATAAACCAAACTGCAGGAAGAGCTAACAGAAATGGAGTTGGTCAGGAACCCGGTGAAGTTCATGTATATAGGCTAAAACATGAAAAAACAGATGCTTATTTTCATAATTATATATACCCGGTATTTTTGACCGATATAACTCTGGACATTCTTGAAAATAAAGAGGTAATCCAGGAAAAAGAGATCTATTTCTTGAATGAAACTTATGCGAAGAAGATAATTGAAAAGGTTAGTCATGATATCTCCAAAGAAATGCTCGAAGATGTGGAGAATTTCGATTTAAGAAAGCTAAGAGATTCTTTTGAGTTGATTAAAAAGGACTATGCCTTTAAAAGAGACATAATTATCGAAGCGGACCCAGAATGTTCTCAAATTATTGAAAAACTCAGGGATATCAAAAAGAAAGAAAAAGCGTCTAAGAACCCATGGGAATATAGTTTTGAAATCAAAAACCTGTTCCGTCAGTTGAATCAATATCGAATATCCATTAACGAAAAAACTTATTCGGAAATTCGTGACGATCTTCAGGAAATAAAAGGATTTGATGTTGAATATCTTCCAATGACCCGAGGTACCAGACAACTTTATTCAGAAGATAAGGGTATTATTTCAGACACACAAAGCATTGAAATTTTTTGA
- the cas2 gene encoding CRISPR-associated endonuclease Cas2, with amino-acid sequence MLVWVIYDITENRVRQKVSDRCKSYGLYRVQKSVFLGDLNTNDRDSLGLECEELIDIERDSVYIFPMDEQSFKKVQLLGQAFDKELVSDEVITKFF; translated from the coding sequence TTGCTTGTCTGGGTAATATATGACATTACGGAGAACAGGGTTCGCCAGAAAGTAAGTGATCGCTGTAAGAGCTATGGGCTTTATAGAGTTCAGAAAAGTGTTTTTCTGGGAGACTTAAATACGAATGACAGAGACTCTCTGGGTCTTGAATGTGAAGAACTGATTGACATTGAACGTGATTCTGTGTATATTTTTCCAATGGATGAGCAGTCATTCAAGAAAGTCCAGCTGCTCGGCCAGGCTTTTGATAAAGAGCTTGTCAGTGATGAAGTGATTACCAAATTCTTCTGA
- a CDS encoding RNB domain-containing ribonuclease, whose amino-acid sequence MPDMLRGITIDDVTTQDMDDAIWVEITENGGLHVLVMITDVAKVISKHSELDKLAMSRIETRYYANGNSPMLPRQLADEKLSLWPGELKDVLAVDIALGMNLSILKTRLLRTVMISEARLAFSDVTRILSDREHTHHALIKLASQLANDLLTQRRNRGALAFYDLGRGLVTNEEGSIKQLRRREDTIGYVIIQELMILANMAVAEYAVKNDIPILFRNHTARSATPERGDLMKLLESVTVIPEVNIATVRHTTYMMLNRAEYGPVILGHFGLNLGAYTHFTSPIRRYADLVNHQQIRAHIQNEPLPHSKEEIQAIASHINLMHLENDKAKSEYMKEKAYRKAESAILRNRIDSTSDTDFERITKLLIRKEDDCPEAYYDAFRRRLGKLPIICAELVLLQAPDGKRWTELKRALLEEIATAPHKAVSIFNIAQHIPGWQMPVYKVTNTIRGNLPVFAAQSAIRVNNIEYRSAVYEDLTKKGATQRASVDLLAAVLGLPVPDLKTKIIDLPASNEEVTINMSKDPIFALQEYCQAKKLPLPAYSFKAEGPTCKPIFTCTCTFGSSTSTGQAGKKQRAKRLAAREMIYTLVSGN is encoded by the coding sequence ATGCCAGATATGTTAAGAGGCATTACGATCGATGACGTGACAACCCAAGATATGGATGATGCAATCTGGGTGGAAATCACGGAAAACGGCGGCTTGCACGTCTTAGTTATGATCACGGATGTCGCAAAGGTAATTTCCAAGCACTCAGAGCTTGATAAGCTTGCAATGTCTCGGATCGAGACCAGATATTATGCAAACGGTAATAGCCCGATGTTACCCCGGCAGCTGGCAGACGAGAAGCTTTCCCTGTGGCCAGGAGAGTTGAAAGATGTTCTCGCCGTGGATATTGCCCTCGGCATGAACTTGTCAATCCTAAAAACACGGCTTTTGCGGACTGTTATGATCAGCGAAGCCCGACTAGCTTTTTCTGATGTCACCCGCATTCTCTCTGATAGAGAGCACACGCATCACGCCCTCATTAAGCTCGCAAGCCAGCTTGCAAACGATCTTTTAACGCAGCGCCGCAACCGTGGAGCGCTGGCATTCTATGATTTGGGACGGGGACTGGTGACAAATGAAGAAGGATCTATAAAGCAATTGAGACGCAGGGAGGATACCATCGGCTATGTCATCATCCAGGAGCTGATGATTCTCGCTAATATGGCCGTAGCAGAATATGCAGTCAAAAACGATATCCCTATCCTTTTCCGTAACCATACAGCCCGGAGCGCCACCCCTGAGCGAGGGGACTTAATGAAGTTGCTCGAAAGCGTCACTGTAATCCCCGAGGTAAACATAGCTACTGTCAGACATACCACGTACATGATGCTCAACAGAGCGGAATACGGCCCAGTTATCCTGGGCCATTTCGGACTGAACCTAGGTGCCTATACCCATTTTACCTCGCCCATCCGAAGGTATGCTGATCTTGTGAATCACCAACAGATCCGGGCGCACATCCAGAATGAACCCTTGCCCCATTCTAAAGAAGAGATTCAGGCAATTGCATCGCATATCAACCTGATGCATCTTGAAAACGACAAGGCTAAAAGTGAGTACATGAAGGAAAAGGCGTATAGAAAAGCTGAATCTGCCATCCTGAGAAATCGGATAGATAGTACGAGCGATACAGACTTCGAACGCATCACCAAACTCCTTATCCGCAAAGAGGATGACTGTCCTGAGGCCTACTACGATGCATTCCGGAGACGCCTTGGCAAGCTGCCGATCATCTGTGCTGAGCTAGTACTATTGCAAGCTCCTGATGGCAAAAGATGGACTGAGCTTAAAAGAGCATTGCTGGAGGAAATTGCAACTGCACCTCACAAGGCAGTCTCGATCTTCAATATCGCACAGCATATACCGGGCTGGCAGATGCCAGTATACAAAGTGACCAACACGATTCGTGGTAACTTACCGGTATTCGCTGCCCAGAGCGCTATCAGAGTAAATAATATAGAGTACCGGTCTGCCGTATACGAGGACTTGACAAAGAAAGGAGCGACTCAGCGGGCATCCGTAGACCTGCTAGCTGCTGTCCTGGGCTTACCAGTTCCAGACTTGAAGACCAAGATAATAGATTTGCCGGCCAGTAATGAAGAAGTGACGATTAACATGTCAAAAGACCCTATTTTTGCCTTGCAGGAATATTGTCAGGCAAAGAAACTTCCCTTACCGGCTTATTCGTTTAAGGCGGAAGGGCCTACCTGCAAACCTATTTTCACCTGTACCTGCACCTTTGGCTCCTCAACCAGCACCGGACAGGCAGGAAAAAAGCAGAGGGCCAAACGGCTAGCGGCTAGAGAAATGATATACACTTTAGTGTCCGGGAATTAA
- the cas5b gene encoding type I-B CRISPR-associated protein Cas5b — MDCLVFRAKSEYAKFRKPYTTTSALTFLCIHPPAVKGLVGAVMGIDKIDLYKETSNLKIGIQVLSPVRKDMQTLKLVSMKAERDLFSFPVNAEFLRGPEYRIFVSWLPDKLDELEERLKKQKPVFTPYLGVSEYIAKLSYETRCDTEIINGANSVESIIPSRFINIQHSDYHIFTDNIPVCNNEKREYTGYEKVLFAFREGKACSLIGKLKRDIYGIDGNAVFFFE; from the coding sequence ATGGATTGCTTGGTTTTTAGGGCAAAAAGTGAGTATGCTAAATTTAGAAAACCGTATACCACTACATCAGCTCTCACTTTTTTGTGTATCCACCCTCCAGCTGTAAAAGGACTTGTCGGAGCGGTAATGGGTATCGACAAAATAGATCTATATAAAGAAACCTCCAATTTGAAAATCGGCATCCAAGTTCTTTCTCCAGTTCGTAAAGATATGCAGACTCTGAAATTAGTGAGTATGAAAGCGGAAAGAGACCTGTTCAGTTTTCCAGTAAATGCCGAATTTCTAAGAGGTCCAGAGTACAGAATATTTGTTTCGTGGCTTCCAGATAAGCTCGATGAACTTGAGGAGAGGCTAAAAAAGCAAAAACCTGTATTTACGCCCTATCTGGGGGTAAGTGAATATATTGCAAAACTCAGTTATGAAACTCGATGCGATACAGAAATAATAAACGGTGCAAACAGCGTGGAGAGCATAATTCCCTCCCGTTTCATAAATATACAGCACTCTGATTACCACATATTTACAGACAATATTCCTGTTTGCAACAACGAAAAAAGAGAGTATACAGGTTATGAAAAAGTATTATTTGCTTTCAGAGAAGGTAAAGCCTGCTCATTAATTGGCAAGTTAAAAAGAGATATATACGGAATTGATGGAAATGCCGTTTTCTTCTTCGAATGA